The genomic region TGCTCGGAATACCCCAGCAATAACGCAATTTCCGTTAATCTGAGTTTGCGCTCTGCCAGGTATTGTTTTGCCAATTGAAGACGCGTCTGCTTCAACAAGGTCCTGAATTCCAAGCCTTGTTCATACAAACGCCGGTGCAGGGTTCGGCTTGACAATTTCAACAACGAAGCCACCTTCTCCTGGGTTGGCGTACCGCTTTGAATCACTTTGACAATGGCCTGTTGCAGTTGTTGGTAAAATACTTCCTGACGGGGAATCACATCCAACAAAGCTTGAGCCTGCTGGTCTAACAGTTTTTTTAAAGACGGGTCACTGTGCGATACCGGACGCTTGAGATAGTCCAACGGGAAACACAGCATTAACTCCGGCTGTTCAAAGCTGACGGGGCAATCCAGCCAACGCCGGTAATCAATCCCCCCCTGTGGCTGAGCGCCCACAAACTGCACCCGGCAAGGCTGTAAATCATTATTACCGGTGATAATACGCAGATTTTTCACCATCCCCATAATCAACACTTCATCGGACAGCTGGGTCGATATTCCAAATTGCGAACTCCAGTGAATACAAAATTGATCTTGGCTCAGCCGTGTGCTGGCTGTTTCGCCATCGTGCAATAGACGCTGGTAGTGCTCAAAACGCTGCAACGCTTCGGCAACGGTATCGCAGGAAAGGGTCAGATAACCCAGTACGCCCAAGTAAGCCGGCTCGATAGCAAGCCCCAGCTCCAGGCCTATCGGGATCTTCGGCATTAACGCTTGTAGTTGGTCCAAATAACACCACCAGCTACGGAACGTCATGCGGCTGGCCGGGGGGTATTGGCACAGCTGCTTTTGCAATTCGGGTGCGTCCAGCTGCTTTTGCTCGATGAAACGCAACAACAGTGCCGCCAAATCACCACTCACATTCATTTCTGCCAACATCATTGGCTTACTCCACCGGACCTGAAAACGTTAATGCTGGACCCGAGTGGCGGTAATTGTCAAAAAAATGCCTGAAATAGTCAATCCTTACTTTCGGTTACCCTGTAATCTACCCATTCTAAGAGCACCCTACGCAGGTAATTTGCATGTCTGACGTTTTACACGCTGTTTTTTTTGTGCTGATATTCGGCGCCGTATTTGTCGGATTCATTCTGGTGGAATGGGGGTACACTCGCCACAAAGGTCTGAACAGCGTCTATCACTTTAAAGAAACTCTGGCGAACATCGGCACCGGTTTTTCTTACAAAATGGTGGATGGCAT from Ketobacter sp. MCCC 1A13808 harbors:
- a CDS encoding AraC family transcriptional regulator: MMLAEMNVSGDLAALLLRFIEQKQLDAPELQKQLCQYPPASRMTFRSWWCYLDQLQALMPKIPIGLELGLAIEPAYLGVLGYLTLSCDTVAEALQRFEHYQRLLHDGETASTRLSQDQFCIHWSSQFGISTQLSDEVLIMGMVKNLRIITGNNDLQPCRVQFVGAQPQGGIDYRRWLDCPVSFEQPELMLCFPLDYLKRPVSHSDPSLKKLLDQQAQALLDVIPRQEVFYQQLQQAIVKVIQSGTPTQEKVASLLKLSSRTLHRRLYEQGLEFRTLLKQTRLQLAKQYLAERKLRLTEIALLLGYSEQSAFTRAFRQWSGETPLQYQRKLSAAGIS